GTTTGTATACTTGATTAGCTAGGGATTCTACTTCTGGATCGGCTTTTATTTTTTGTAAGATATCCTGGGGTAGAATTGTTCCTAAAAGATGATCAGCAAGGGTTAAACCTAAAAACAACATTCGTTGACCGCCTTTTTCTGTTGCTTTCTCGATTAATTTTGCCCAGTCTAATTGGGGATGAGAGCGAATATATTCAGATAAATCGCAGATGCGAGCCAGTTGTGTCCAACACTCTTTGGTTCCGTGTCCTATAATTGCCAAAACTGTATTTTCTGGCGATAGATTGGGTATTGTTTTCCCCGCAATAACAACAGAATCTAAGTTTTCCCATAACCCCGAATCATCAATAGGAAAAGAAAAATACTGTGGCATAATTCCCCAGTGAAGTTCTACCAATATTTCTTTTTTAGGGTGAAGAAATGGGTAGGCAGCTTCGCGGACAAATTGATAGATTTGATCTGATCGCAAAAACACTTTTTCCTGTTCGAGGGTTAGTTCGACGCGCTCAATTTTCATTTGATACCCCTCAGATAAAAACAGTGCTTTTGATTGTTCAATATCTGGAGTATGAATGAGAATATCTAAATCGCTGAATTGTCGGAGTAGCAAATTCCCATAAGCAGCCGCTGCTAATACAGGCCCTTTAAACGGAAGAAGGGGGATTCCTTGGGTTTCAAACAAATTCAACAATCTGACCAGTTCACCACTCAATAACAGGCTTTTGCGAGTATTAAACTGAAACTCTAGTCGTAACTTTGTCAAAATCGGTTTGGGAACGGCTTCTGGACAAATCCCATTCAGGTTTGAGTACAAAAGCGGCATCACCTTATGGTAATTTGCCATCTCTATCAACTTGACCCAATCTATATTCTCTTGCAGTAAAGTTTTCAACCTTTGTCCGCTTTCTGCGCTTATCTGGGTATTAGCACAAATTAGCAATACTTCTAGTTCATGCTGAACTCCCACCGATGAAAACCAACGCGGTGATTTTAGCAACATTTGGCTCCAATTGTCTGGCTATCACTCCATTAGTAACTTAAGTTTTGGCTTAACGCAAGTTACCCGTGAAACCTATCGAGATGTTCCCTGGGATTCAGAATATCGCCCCATTTCCTTCACTAGCGCAAAAATTAAAAAAACACAAATCATCTCCAACATAGTCCGCCTGAAAAAATCAAAGAAGATTTGAGATTAATCCGCTAAACACTATTTTCACCCTAGAGATAGATACCTAAGATCAATCATACAAGTTAAAATCAGCCTGATTTTTCCAATTTCATTTCAATAATTATTATGCGAATTCCTCTAGCTACCTACCGGATTCAGTTTAATCCCGATTTTAATTTTAATCAGACTAAAGAGATTATTGCTTACTTACAGGAGTTAGGGATTTCTGATTTGTATGCGTCTCCAATTTTTAAAGCTCGAAGCGGAAGCACTCATGGCTATGATGTTGTTGATCCGAATCAATTAAATCCTGAACTAGGAACGCAGGAAGATTTTGATCAATTAATGGAAGAAGTTAAAAATAATGGCATGGGATGGTTACAGGATATTGTTCCCAATCACATGGCTTATGATAGTCAAAATCAATATTTAACAGATATCTTTGAATTTGGTTCTGATTCGGATTATTTAGAATTTTTCGATATTGATTGGAAACATCCTTATAGTGATTTTCAAGGTCGTGTTTTAGCTCCCTTATTAGGAGATTTTTATGGCAATTGTTTAGAGAATGGACAATTAAAAATTTCTTATGGAGAAGCAGGGTTATCCGTTAATTATTATAGTTTAAAGTTTCCGTTAAAAATTGAATCCTATACTTATTTAATCACTCCTCGTTTGAAAGAATTAGAAGACCGATTAGGACGAAGACACCCCAATGTAATTAAATTGTTAGGGGTGCTTTATGTGTTGAAAAATATTCCCCATGAAGAATCCAGTCAAGATCGGCGATCGCAAGCCGTATTTGCAAAAGGATTATTGTGGGAACTGTATCAAGAAAATAGCGATATTCAAAAATTTATTGATGAAAATATTGAATATTTGAATGGAAAAACAGGCGATACTGAAAGTTTTAACTTCTTAGATCAACTACTATCGGAACAATTTTTCCGATTATCCTATTGGAAAGTAGGCGCAGAGGAATTGAACTATCGACGGTTTTTCACAGTTAATGAATTAATTAGTGTCAAAGTTGAGGATGAAAAAGTTTTTAATAAAACCCATGACCTAATTTTAAAATTTGTTAGATCGGGGAAATTTACCGGATTAAGAATTGATCATATTGATGGATTATATAACCCCCTACAATATTTACAAGGAATTCGAGAAAAAGTCGGAAATGTCTATCTAACTGTTGAGAAAATTTTAGATGTTGAGGAAGAGTTACCGAGTAATTGGCCAATTGAAGGAACTTCAGGCTATGAATTTTTAATTTATCTGAATAGTTTATTTTGTCAACGTCAAAATGAAGATCGCTTCAGTCAAATTTATCGAGATGTAACAGGTTTAAGTGCTTCCTTTAAACAATTATTAATTGATAAAAAACGTTTAATTGCAGATCGGAACTTAGCGGGAGATGCAGATAATTTAGCAGGATTACTGAAACGGATTGCGGGTCAATATCGTTATGGACGAGACTTTACATTACAGGGGTTACAAACTGCCATTTTAGAGGTATTAGTGCGGTTTCCAGTTTATCGAACTTATATTAATGAAGGTCAAGTTAGCGAAGAAGATCGCTATTATGTTCAGTTTGCGATTCAAGAAGCGAAAGGACAACATCCTGAACTGATTAACGAACTCAATTTAATTGAAAAGTTTTTATTGCTAGAATATGATGATTATTTAAGCGATGAAAATAAACAGTTATGGCTGCATTTTGTCAGTAAGTTTCAACAGTTTTCGGGGCCATTAACAGCAAAAGGTGTAGAAGATACACTGTTCTATGTGTATAATCGTTTCGTTTCTTTAAATGAAGTTGGAGGCGCACCTCATCAATTTGGAATTAGTTCTGATATGTTCCATCAGTTTAATAAAAAACGGGCTAAAAGTTGGCCCCACACGATGAATACAACCTCAACCCATGATACCAAACGGAGTGAAGATTTACGCGCTCGATTAAACGTAATTTCCGAGATTCCTGATGAATGGGAAGCGCAAGTCAGAACTTGGATCGCGTTAAATCGGGACAAAAAAATAGAAACCGAAGGACGGATTATTCCTGATGGAAATGATGAATATTTCTTGTATCAAAATTTAATCGGTTCCTATCCCTTTTATGAAACAGAATATCCTGAATTTGTAGAACGAGTTAAACAGTTTGCAATTAAAGCCGTAAGAGAAGCAAAAGTTCATACCGCTTGGTTGCGTCCTGACTCGGTTTATGAAGAAGGCTTTTTCACTTTTGTTGATAAAATTCTCAACCCTTCGGAGGACAATCAGTTTTTACAAGAGTTCAGAAATTTTCAACAAAAGATAGCTTTTTATGGGATGTTTAATTCCCTCTCTCAAACTTTAATTAAAATCACCAGCCCCGGTTTACCCGATTTTTATCAAGGAACAGAACTTTGGGATTTAAGTTTAGTTGATCCTGATAATCGTCGTCCCGTTAATTATCAAAAACGGATGCAGTTTTTGGAGGAGATTAAACGCCGTTCTCAGGAGGATACTTTGTCTTTAATTGAGGAGTTAAAAGCAAGTCCTGAAGATGGACGGATGAAGTTATTTTTAATCTATCAAGGGTTAATAGTTCGCAAACAATATCTGGAAGTTTATCAACAAGGAACTTATATTCCCTTAGAAATAACAGGAGACTATGCTGAACATATTTTAGCCTTTGCTCGAACCTATGGTCAACAAATTATTATTACCGTTGTTCCTCAATTTTTAACAAATTTAGTTGAACCCCAACAATTTCCCTTGGGTGAAAATATTTGGAAAGATACAGCCATTGAAATACCGGAAGATTGGGAAACAGATTGGAAAAATACCCTAACAAATCAATTGATTAAAGGCGGTCATTCCTTAAAAATTGGTGATATTTTAACGGTGTTTCCTGTGGCTTTATTAACGAGTTGTTAGATAGGCTTTTTACTCAGGGTCTTGATTTTATCCGCTCTCGGTTGTCAAACCCTCTCAAAATTAGGTAATCTCTAACTTGATTCTTGACTTAAAATCTCTATAAATTCCTGAACAATGTCATCGGGTTCTTGATTGCACCTATTATAGTCATAATAGTGGATAATACAGATACCCTGAGTTTCAAAAAGGCGATCGCGATCTTCAGATTTTGCTGTATTAGGATGCAATAATTCCAGAATACCCCATTTACCTTGATAGAAAATTAAGAAGTTAGCTTCTTGATTTGATCTACCTTCTGGCGTAGTCAGACGGACTTTAGCATTAGGAAAAAAAAGGATATTAGCGCGCTCCAAGGCTTCGGCTATTTTAATTTGTTCTTCGCAGTGGAAATTAAAATTATTCCATAGATAGATTTTTTCTTCTGAGTTATAGTGAATTTGTTGATGTTCTTCTTCTGATTTTATAATTTCTTCGGGGAAGTTAGTGTTATTATCAACTCCCATTGAGTTATGTGAATCTCTTTGACAGGAATCTACACCTAAATTTGTAAATAGTCTTGCTCCTGTTAGATTGGCTTTACTCAAAGTTTTTCCAGTCAGATTGACTTCAATTACTTGATGGCGATGCAAATTAACTTGATTTCGTCGCAAATATCGCTTAAAAACAGACTGTAAATTATTTTTTTTTACTTTTTCATCAAAAGCGTCTGATAGTTGTTTCCAAAGTTTCGCCGCAATAGATTTTATGTATTCATCATCATAGTTAGAAAGTTGAGCAATCTCCTGATATGAACATCTTCCCTCCCAACATTGTCTAAATATTAGCTGCTCCACGTCGTTTAAACATTTGCCATCGAGGACAACTTCTGCGATCGCAAGTGCTTCATCAACGGTCATGGGTTCAATTTCCTTAAAGTATCAGTTAAAGTTTTAAACAGATAACACTATATTGTACCCATTAAGGTTGACTTTGATTCAACCAATTTTCTAAATCTGTTACTTCTGAAAAATCCAGAAGCGCTTCCCCTAAATTCTCTAATTCTTCGACAGATAAGGTCTGAATTTGTTCTTGGATTATAGGAGCGATCGCACCGACTCGTCGAGTCAACTGACGAGTAACAAATAACATCGCCTCCCGTTGTCGCCCTTCCAGGAGACCATCTTCCCGAATTTCTTGGTAAATGACAGACTCGCGCATTGTTTCGCTCCTAAATAATTGTCTGATTAAGTTTTTTTCAAACCTTAAACCCGCGAGAACTTGAGTACAAGCGAGGAGATCGGCTTGTTGATTGGGTTCTTCAATTGTAGCAATCCGATTTGCGACTTGCTCTAACAAAGTTCGGGGTGAGTTGGTTTGAGATAATGTCGCAAAGGGGAGTAAACCGGGGACAGATAGCAGTAAATTGGGGTCTTGCTCCCACAGGCGAATCACTCGGTAGCAGTGTTGAGTGTTGGTGTCTGTATACTCAGATACAAAAGCTTGTTCTGAGGTGGTTTGCTGTAAAAAGAGTACAACTTGATTGACCGAACAAGAGTATTGTCGCTTGAGCCTGACGTAGTAGTCAAGCATTCTGAATGGAAGGGGAGGGTTAGAATAAGACAGGGTTTGAAATTCCAGATGCAGAATTTGGTTATCGGCTTGCAAAAAAGTGAGAGAATCAGCCCGAATTGGTTCTTGAATGAGTTCAGTTTTGAGAACCTGAATGGTGGTAGGTTGTTCCAAGGGGAGTAACCATTGAACAAAAGCATCTGGGAATTTTTCAGCCAGATATTTACAAGTGTTGTCGTAGGCCAAGGAAGTTCGGTTGAGAAATAGGGGTGAATAGTTTCTTCAGAGGAGTTTAACTCTTAGGCGCATCTGTCTAACAGGATATTTTAGCAGAATTTTGCAAAAGTTACTACTTTTTATCACTTTTTATCACTTTTTATCACTGTCAAACTGAGACAGACTCGCTAAAATGCTACAAGAGCAGTGCAAGATGTCTAAGTCCAATTATTTATAGAAAATGAATAATATTTTAAAGCTGACTGTCATCACATCGAGCATAATTTTATCGGCGATTTTTACTTCAGCTAGTTGGGCATCAGTATTACAAGAGATTAAGAATACTGGGGTGTTAAAAGTTGGTATTAGAAAAGATTCTATGCTTTTTGGGTTTGAGGACAGTAGAGGAAATTGGACAGGTTACTGTGCGACTTTTGCCAATTCTCTGGCAAATAGCCTCAGCCGTCAACTCAATACTCCTGTTAGTGTCCAAGGAGTTCTCTCCACTCTGCAAAATCGGGAGTCAATCGTCCGAAACGGTATTGCACACATTGAGTGCGGGCCAAACACAATTAGCCGGGAGAAAGAAGTAGAGCGAAATATTAAATATTCTAGCGCATTTTTTGTTACGGGAACACAACTTATAGTCAGGGCTGGAAATGCTAACGCAAATTTGAGTAATGGGCAACTTGGCGTATTTCAAGGCTCTACCAATTTGCGTGCAGTTACCCAAGCATTTCCTAATGCTAATATTCAACAGTTTGCCCAGAGAAGTCAAGGGGTAAGCGCAGTAAGAAATGGTCAAATTACTGCATTTGCGGGAGATAGTATTCTTATAATTGGAGAGGCAGTTAGGCAAGGATGGGCTGCAAAAGATTTTGAGATATTACCCAAGAAACCTTTGTCCTGTGACCTTTATGGAATGATACTTCCTGCTAACGATTTGCAATGGGAAAATACGGTTAATTCTTTTATCAGAAGCAGTCAAGGATTAGAGGTTTGGAGAACTTGGTTTGAAGAGTTAGCTCCTTACCTTAAAGGAACACTTGATTATTGCAGGAGTAGATAATTATCATATTTTTCAAAGCAATTAGGATAGAACAATGCGTAGAAAATTTTGGGATGATATTTTATTAACAATTTTGGCGGTTTTTGGTTCTATAATTCTATTGTTTTTAGCGCGGGGCTTAGTATTTTTTATACTTAGACCTTTGGCACTATGGTTGCGAGACACATTCTCATCGAAAGCTATCTGGCATCTTCTAGAAATTCAAATTACTGGGATAGGATGGTTAGATATTATTTTACGGCCTATTATCTTCATCATTGTCAGTATCTTCGCATTAATTTGGTATGCTTTGCAAAATGCTGACGATCCAGAAATCAGGAAAATCAGAGGTATTCCAGAACAATTTGTTTGGAATATTATATGGGGTGCTTTTATTAGCATCGGTTATGGGCTACAGCCTTGGGTATATAGATTGGGCGTTCGTTCTACCCTCATCATTCTACCTTTAACCTTTTTTCTCTGCTTTTTTAATACTATCCTTGACTATCAAAATCTCGTCTCATTAGTTATTTCTGGAGTGAGCGATACCCCCTACATGGATATATTTACAGATAGAACAGTTAATTATATCAAAAACAAAACTTATATTGCTGAATTTGTCAAGTGGGCGACTCAAGATGCCGTTGCTATCAATAACTTTTTTGACTACTGGTTTTACACTCTCAGAGCATCTATACTAGGTTTTAGGATTGAAGGAATTTGGCAATGGTTAGTAGCTTTTCCTGTTAACGTAGCTGCTAGTATTTGGTTCTTTTGCTTAGGATGTGGTTACATATTCGCAGGTATAAATACAAAAACAATTGAGATTGATGAAGAACTAAATTTAAGAATTAATCCTCTAAATCAAAAGATTCATAATGGTAGCAGTTTGGTTCTACTCTTATCTTTAATTTTGTCTTTAATCTTGTTTCTTAGCCAACTTGGATGGGTGACAACAGGTTCAAAAGTCAACCTTGCCGTTTTACTTCCGTTTTTAAGCTTTGGAGAAAAGTATTTGATTGTGGATCAAAATAATTCCTATAAACACTCTGGTATACAAGCCTTCGCCAAGGGTGACTTTACAACTGCCATCAATCATCTACAACTCTCTTTGAAACAAAAAATTAACGATCCTGAAGTAAGAATTTATCTTAACAATGCTAAAATTGAGAATCGAAAATATTATGTGATTGCTGTAGCAGATCCGATTGGTCAAAAGGTAGATACAGCCAAAGAAATTTTGCGGGGTGTTGCACAAGCACAAGAGGAAATTAATCAAACAGGTGGTATTAAAGGTATCCCTTTAAAAGTGATGATTGCAAATGATGAAGACAATAAACAGATTGCGGTAGAAATTGCAAATGCCTTGGTAAAAAATCCATCAGTCTTGGGTGTAGTTGGTCATTTCAGCAGTGATGTCTCTCTGGAAGCCGGAACGGTATATGAGAAAGGGCAACTAGCAATGATTTCGCCTACTAGCACCTCAGTTAAACTTTCTAGCTTAGGCAATTATATCTTTCGCACAGTACCAAGCGATCAATTAGCTGGTCAAGCTCTTGCCAACTACCTGACCAATACATTAGGACTACAAAAAACTGCTATTTTCTTTAATTCTTCTAGTAACTATAGCCAATCTATAAAAAATGAGTTTACAAAAAATTGGGCTCAAAATAATGGCGAAGTGGTGGCAGAATTTGACTTGGGTAATACATCTTTTAGCCCTAAAGCTAACGTAGACGCGGCAATTAGTCAGGGAGCAGAAGTCATTACTTTATTGCCCAATGAGAAGACACGCAATCAAGCTTTACAAGTAGTACAAGTAAACCAGGGAAGACTACCACTTTTAGGAGGAGACAGTGCCTACCATATTGATACATTAAAAGTAGGTAAAGAAAATGTTATGGGCATGGTACTAGCAATTCCTTGGCATAGAGAAGCAAATTTGCAAGAAAAGTTTACTAAAGATGCTGATCGCCTTTGGGGTGCAGACGTTAACTGGCGCAGCGCAATGGCTTATGATGCAACTAAAGTATTGATTGCTGCTTTACAGGAAAATCCAACTCGCAGTGGGGTGCAAAAAGCGCTTTCATCACCCAACTTTTCTGCTCAAGGTGCTTCTGGAGTCGTGAAGTTTTTGCCAACAGGTGATCGTAACGCCCCAATTCAACTCGTGAAAATTATTAGGGACGAAAACTCTCGTTCTGGTACTGGTTATGATTTTGTGCCAGCGCAGTGAAATGCTTTTGATATAGAGTAATCTGTGTATCTGCTATTGCCTTTAACAATTTGCACTTCTCCCAGCATTCTAAAAATTAGAAGAGGTTTTAATTCGAGCGATTACTGATTAATATCAGCCCTATAGAGAGACGCGCCGTGGCACGTCTCTACGGGGTGTGAAGAATACAAAAATTAACGAACGACGGACACTAATCGTTTTAGAGAAATTTCTAATAATTCCGGGTGATAATCTAAATGATAGCTTAATTGTTGAATGGCTTTTTCTAACAAATAACAATCTAATAAAACGTTAAGTTCTTGTCGTCCTTGGGGTAAAAAATGATCAGAAGATGCTGTTTCTAAATAATGCTTGAGGAAGGCGGCACTGACCCAATTTGACCATAATTGTCCCCACTGTTCCATTAACGGTAAATTTTCCGGGCGAATCATGCCATTTTTGATTTCTTCTCGAAGGGCAAAACGAGTCGCTAAATCAAAAGATTGTAACATTCCAGCGACATCTCGCAAAGGAGAACGTTTCATGCGTCGTTCACTTAATGACCGATAGGATTCTCCTTCAAAATCAATAATAATAAAATCTTTCCCCGTATACAATACATCCGTTAAGGAATAGTTTCCATGACATCGAGTTCTCAAAGCAGTAATTTTCAGATTTAATAAGCTTTGGAATCTTCCTAAAATGTAATTTTGATCTCCTAAAATATGTTGAATTATGGGTTTAAGTTCTGGAGGTAATGTTTCCATTTGTTTCTTTAATTTGATCAACACTTGTCCCGTTAAATTCCGAGAATATTGATAAATTGAGCGTTGATAAAAGGTAGAAAAAGGTTCAGGCGCAAAATCAGGATTATCAGGATCACTGGATAGAATAATATGAAATTCTGCGGTACGTTGTCCTAAAAGTTCTGCGTTTCTGAAATAGGAACCAATCAGTAATAAAATGTCTTCAGAGAGGGGGTGTTGATAGAGGTCAAATAAAGAACGGGTTGGCAATAAAACCTCTAAGTCTTGATTAGGTTGTAAGATTACTCGATCAAAGTAATCTCGTAAACTATCTAAGGTATAATTCCAAGCATTAATCGCATCGGGAATATACTCTTGTAACACTCCAAATGTGATCGATTCTCCTCGATGACGATAATATTCTAATCCCCCAATTAAAGGA
The sequence above is a segment of the Planktothrix tepida PCC 9214 genome. Coding sequences within it:
- the treY gene encoding malto-oligosyltrehalose synthase, whose protein sequence is MRIPLATYRIQFNPDFNFNQTKEIIAYLQELGISDLYASPIFKARSGSTHGYDVVDPNQLNPELGTQEDFDQLMEEVKNNGMGWLQDIVPNHMAYDSQNQYLTDIFEFGSDSDYLEFFDIDWKHPYSDFQGRVLAPLLGDFYGNCLENGQLKISYGEAGLSVNYYSLKFPLKIESYTYLITPRLKELEDRLGRRHPNVIKLLGVLYVLKNIPHEESSQDRRSQAVFAKGLLWELYQENSDIQKFIDENIEYLNGKTGDTESFNFLDQLLSEQFFRLSYWKVGAEELNYRRFFTVNELISVKVEDEKVFNKTHDLILKFVRSGKFTGLRIDHIDGLYNPLQYLQGIREKVGNVYLTVEKILDVEEELPSNWPIEGTSGYEFLIYLNSLFCQRQNEDRFSQIYRDVTGLSASFKQLLIDKKRLIADRNLAGDADNLAGLLKRIAGQYRYGRDFTLQGLQTAILEVLVRFPVYRTYINEGQVSEEDRYYVQFAIQEAKGQHPELINELNLIEKFLLLEYDDYLSDENKQLWLHFVSKFQQFSGPLTAKGVEDTLFYVYNRFVSLNEVGGAPHQFGISSDMFHQFNKKRAKSWPHTMNTTSTHDTKRSEDLRARLNVISEIPDEWEAQVRTWIALNRDKKIETEGRIIPDGNDEYFLYQNLIGSYPFYETEYPEFVERVKQFAIKAVREAKVHTAWLRPDSVYEEGFFTFVDKILNPSEDNQFLQEFRNFQQKIAFYGMFNSLSQTLIKITSPGLPDFYQGTELWDLSLVDPDNRRPVNYQKRMQFLEEIKRRSQEDTLSLIEELKASPEDGRMKLFLIYQGLIVRKQYLEVYQQGTYIPLEITGDYAEHILAFARTYGQQIIITVVPQFLTNLVEPQQFPLGENIWKDTAIEIPEDWETDWKNTLTNQLIKGGHSLKIGDILTVFPVALLTSC
- a CDS encoding nucleotidyltransferase domain-containing protein translates to MLLKSPRWFSSVGVQHELEVLLICANTQISAESGQRLKTLLQENIDWVKLIEMANYHKVMPLLYSNLNGICPEAVPKPILTKLRLEFQFNTRKSLLLSGELVRLLNLFETQGIPLLPFKGPVLAAAAYGNLLLRQFSDLDILIHTPDIEQSKALFLSEGYQMKIERVELTLEQEKVFLRSDQIYQFVREAAYPFLHPKKEILVELHWGIMPQYFSFPIDDSGLWENLDSVVIAGKTIPNLSPENTVLAIIGHGTKECWTQLARICDLSEYIRSHPQLDWAKLIEKATEKGGQRMLFLGLTLADHLLGTILPQDILQKIKADPEVESLANQVYKQLVYQVDSSFKDGSTTRFHIKVRERLQDQVRYFVQVAITPTTTDWLVLPLAKFPAFIYYLLRPLRLIIEQVVKKVKK
- a CDS encoding transporter substrate-binding domain-containing protein is translated as MNNILKLTVITSSIILSAIFTSASWASVLQEIKNTGVLKVGIRKDSMLFGFEDSRGNWTGYCATFANSLANSLSRQLNTPVSVQGVLSTLQNRESIVRNGIAHIECGPNTISREKEVERNIKYSSAFFVTGTQLIVRAGNANANLSNGQLGVFQGSTNLRAVTQAFPNANIQQFAQRSQGVSAVRNGQITAFAGDSILIIGEAVRQGWAAKDFEILPKKPLSCDLYGMILPANDLQWENTVNSFIRSSQGLEVWRTWFEELAPYLKGTLDYCRSR
- a CDS encoding DUF4351 domain-containing protein is translated as MAYDNTCKYLAEKFPDAFVQWLLPLEQPTTIQVLKTELIQEPIRADSLTFLQADNQILHLEFQTLSYSNPPLPFRMLDYYVRLKRQYSCSVNQVVLFLQQTTSEQAFVSEYTDTNTQHCYRVIRLWEQDPNLLLSVPGLLPFATLSQTNSPRTLLEQVANRIATIEEPNQQADLLACTQVLAGLRFEKNLIRQLFRSETMRESVIYQEIREDGLLEGRQREAMLFVTRQLTRRVGAIAPIIQEQIQTLSVEELENLGEALLDFSEVTDLENWLNQSQP
- a CDS encoding ABC transporter substrate-binding protein — protein: MRRKFWDDILLTILAVFGSIILLFLARGLVFFILRPLALWLRDTFSSKAIWHLLEIQITGIGWLDIILRPIIFIIVSIFALIWYALQNADDPEIRKIRGIPEQFVWNIIWGAFISIGYGLQPWVYRLGVRSTLIILPLTFFLCFFNTILDYQNLVSLVISGVSDTPYMDIFTDRTVNYIKNKTYIAEFVKWATQDAVAINNFFDYWFYTLRASILGFRIEGIWQWLVAFPVNVAASIWFFCLGCGYIFAGINTKTIEIDEELNLRINPLNQKIHNGSSLVLLLSLILSLILFLSQLGWVTTGSKVNLAVLLPFLSFGEKYLIVDQNNSYKHSGIQAFAKGDFTTAINHLQLSLKQKINDPEVRIYLNNAKIENRKYYVIAVADPIGQKVDTAKEILRGVAQAQEEINQTGGIKGIPLKVMIANDEDNKQIAVEIANALVKNPSVLGVVGHFSSDVSLEAGTVYEKGQLAMISPTSTSVKLSSLGNYIFRTVPSDQLAGQALANYLTNTLGLQKTAIFFNSSSNYSQSIKNEFTKNWAQNNGEVVAEFDLGNTSFSPKANVDAAISQGAEVITLLPNEKTRNQALQVVQVNQGRLPLLGGDSAYHIDTLKVGKENVMGMVLAIPWHREANLQEKFTKDADRLWGADVNWRSAMAYDATKVLIAALQENPTRSGVQKALSSPNFSAQGASGVVKFLPTGDRNAPIQLVKIIRDENSRSGTGYDFVPAQ